The Arthrobacter sp. PM3 genome contains the following window.
TCCTTGCCGGCCGGGCTGAACTGGCCGTCGTCCGACTTGAAGACGATGCCGGCCGAGCCGCCGGAGGACTTGGGGAGCTCGTTCTTGAGCTTGTCCGCCATCTGCTGCGTCTCGGTGCCGGGAATCTGGAAGTTGTTCGACATCGAGCCGTGGAACGCCGCCGCCGCACCGCCGACGGCCACCATGACGGCGAGCCAGAGGGAGATGACGAGCCAGCGGTGGCGGTAGGAGAACTTGCCGAGACGGTAGAGCAACAGGGCCATGTCAGTGCCGATCTGGGGAAGGGGTGGCGGGGGAGTGGGATGCGAAGCCGGAGCCCAGCAGGCCCATGGAATCGATCAGGAGCTGGCGCAGGACGGCCAGGGACGCGGGGCCGAGGTCGCCGCCGCAGCGGGCGAACCACACGTCCATGGCCGCTTTTCCGCAGGAGATCACGGAGCCGGCAAGGGCGCGCAGGTAGAGCTCGTCGACGTCGCCGCCTGCCGTCAGTGCAAAGCGCTCGCGGGCGGCGTCGATGATTTGTGCGGTGCAGTGGTCCCAGGCTTCCAGTTCGGAGCGGCTGAGCTGGGGATTGGTCTGGCCCAGGCTGTAGAGCTCGGCCACCGGGGCCACGGTCATGGGATCGGCCAGTGCAACGAGGGCTGCGCGGGCCGATTCCAGGATGGGTTCGCCGGCCGGGCGCAGCCGGAACTGCTGGAGCGCGGTGTCCAGGAAACCGAACGTCACCGAGGCCATTGCCGCCTCGGTGCTGCCGAAGTAGTTGAAGAAAGTGCGGCGGGAGATCCCGGCGGCCTCGGCGATGTCTTCCACGGTGAAATTTCCGGGACCCCGTGTGCGGAGCAGGTCCATCGCGGAGTCCGTGATGGCCTGCCGGGTGGCCGCCTTGTTCCGCTCGCGGCGCGAGGGAACGGCGGGATCGCCGGAACCGGCCGGCTGGGATGGCAAGGATGTCACGCGCTTACGCTACGTGCATGTTTGCACTCTGCGCAAGTATTTGGAGGGTGGGGGAGCAGGCGCGGAAGTTCCGGTCTCGCCGGCCGGACGGACGGGTCAGGCGGACGGGCTGGTCAGGTAGACGGACTGGCCGGTCGCTCCGGCTTCGTCCTGGGTGAGCGGAATCGCGAAGACCGCCGTGCCGTAGGCGCAGATCTCCGTCCAGTTCGGTCCGATCGCGGAGGTGTCGAAACGCATGGCGATGATGGCGTTGGCGCCGCGGTGCTCGGCCTCGGCCACCATCCGGGCCATGACCTGCTGCCGGCTGTCGTAAAGGGCCCGCGTCATTTCCCGCACCTCGCCGCCGCCGAGGGAACGGAAGCCGGCCATGACCTGGGCGGTGATGTCCCGGGACCGGACGGTCAGGCCCATGACCTCGCCAAACACGGCGTCGATCCGGTGGCCCGGGATGTCGTTCGATGTGACGATCAGCATGCCCTGAGCCTACCCATCCTTAAGGATTCACAGCGGGATTCACAGGAACATGAAAGGCAGGAAACAGCTATCCCTGCTGGGACGGGTGCAGACTGGAAAGTGCTCCCGGACAGACGTCCCGGACGACCCAACGGCAAACGCCGTCACCGCGCGGCAGACCCAGGAGACAGTTCATGTCACGCACCACCAAAATCGCGCTCGGCCTCGGCGCTGCGGCCGTGGCCCTGGGCGCCGGGCTCGGACTCGCCGGCATGGCCTCCGCCACGACGACGCCGAGCCCCACCCCGACCCCCAGCTCAAGTGCGCCAGGCGGCAATTTCGCCGACGGCCACGGCATGCGCGGCGGGCGCCACGGCCACGGCGGTGCGGAGTTCGGCGCCCGCGCCAAAGAGCTCGCCGCCAAGCTGGGAGTCGACGAGGCCAAGGTCACCGATGCCCTGAAGGCCTTCCGGGAGGCCAACCGGCCGGCCACGCCGCCGGCCGACGGGCAGAAGCCGGACCGCGCCGCCATGCAGAAAGCACTGGCCGCCTCCCTGGCGAAATCCCTCGGCATTGACGAAGCCAAGGTCACCGCCGCCCTGGAGGAGCTCCGCACCGCCGAACAGGCCGAACACGCCGCGGCGCTGAAATCCCGGCTGGACCAGGCGGTCAAGGACGGCACCCTGACTCAGGCGGAGGCAGATGCCGTCACCAAGGCGGCCGAGAAGGGCGTGATCGGCGGACGCTAACGCCGCTGCGGAGCCGGACCTTCGCTCGTCTCAGTCGTTTGTTAAACCAGAGAAGTCCCCGGTATTCCGGGGACTTCCCATCCCAACGCTCCCTCAGTAATTGCGCCGGCGCGCAGGACGCTCCCTCAGTAATTGCGCCGGCGCGCAGGACGCTCGGTCAGTAGTTACGCCGGCGCGCGGGACGCTCCCTCAGTAGTTACGCCGGCGCGCAGGACGCTCGGTCAGTAGTTACGCCGTCGCGTCCGCCAGTTCGCGCTTTGCGTGTCCGGCCGGGGGAGTTGCGGCGGCGTCGAGGTCGTCGCTGAACGGGTCACCGTTGCGCGGCGCGTTGTACAGGTCCTCGTCCAGGATGCCCTGGCGCTTGGCCACGATCGCGGGGATCAGGGCCTGGCCGGCCACGTTGACTGCGGTGCGTCCCATGTCCAGGATCGGGTCGATCGCCAGCAGGAGCCCGACGCCGGCCAGCGGCAGGCCCAGCGTGGACAGGGTCAGGGTCAGCATCACGACGGCACCGGTGGTGCCGGCGGTCGCTGCCGAGCCCAGCACGGAGACAAGCGCGATCAGCAGGTACTGGGTGAAGTCCAGTTGGATGCCGAAGAACTGGGCCACGAAGATCGCGGCAACAGCCGGGTAGATCGCGGCGCAGCCGTCCATCTTGGTGGTGGCGCCCAGCGGCACCGCGAAGGAGGCGTAGGCACGGGGGACGCCCAGGTTCCGTTCGGCCACGCGCTGGGTCAGCGGCAGGGTGCCGATCGAGGAGCGGGAGACGAAGGCCAGCTGCACCGCCGGCCACACGCCGGAAAAGTACTGCTTGACGGACAGGCCGTGGCTGCGGACCAGGACCGGGTAGACCGCGAACAGCACGAGTGCCAGGCCGATGTAGATCGCCACGGTGAACTTCCCGAGCGAGCCGATGGTGTCCCAGCCGTATACGGCCACGGCGTTGCCGATCAGACCGACGGTGCCGATCGGCGCGATCCGGATGATCCACCACAGGACCTTCTGGATGACGGCGAGGGCCGAGGCATTGAGGTTCAGGAATGGCTCGGCGGCCTTGCCCACCTTGAGCGCGGCGATCCCGACGGCGATCGCGATCACCAGGATCTGGAGCACGTTGAAGCTCACGGCGGTGGTGGCGACGCCGTCCGTGACGGTGGTGGTGGCGCCGAGGCCCAGGAAGTTCTTGGGGAACAGTCCGGTGAGGAAGGCCCACCAGTCCCCGGACTTGCCGGCGTACTTGGCTTCCTGGCTGATGCCGGTGCCGGCGCCGGGCTGCAGAAGCACGCCGAGCCCGATCCCGATCAGCACGGCGATCAGGGAGGTGATGGCGAACCAGAGCAGCGTGTTCCACGCGAGCCGTGCGGCGTTGGAGACCGCTCGCAGGTTGGAGATGGAGCTGACGACGGCGGTGAAAATGAGGGGGACCACGGCGGTCTGCAGCAGCGAGACGTAGCTCGAGCCGATGGTCTGCAGCGTGGTGCCGAGGGCATTGGGGTTCGCCTTGGTGCTGCCCGTGTACTTGGCTATGAGGCCAAGGCCGAGGCCGACGATCAGGGCGGCGATGATCTGGAAGCCGAACGAGCCGGCCCATTTGGGCAGCTGGAACCCGGTCTTTCCAGCGGGTGCGGGGGTGCTTGTCTGAGTGGTCACCGGAACACGCTAGGGCTCCGGCCATAACACGGCGAACCGATGTTGAGAAATGTTACGGCGCACGATAAGCTCCGGCGGCACGGAACCGCCGAAATTCCGCGCGAATCTGGGGTTTTGTGAAGTTATTCCCGGGGCTAATGTGGCCATTGTCTCGTCGCCCCGGGCGGCCGTCACGCGAGATGACAGCTCGCGGCAATGTTTGGTGAAACACTGCCGCGAACTGCCGGCTCGGGAGCGGCCGGTATATTGGGCGCGGTTGCCGGCCTAGCCCAGGAGCGCCCGCTTCAGCGTGTCGAGGCCCACCGACCCGATGTTCAGGGCCTTGGTGTGGAACGCCTTCAGCTCGAAGCCCGGACGGGACTCAAGCTCGGCCCGGATCTGCTCCCAGAGCCGCTGCCCGACCTTGTAGGAGGGCGCCTGGCCCGACCAGCCGAGGTAGCGGGTGAACTCGAACTTCAGCTGGCCCTCGCTGATCGGCAGGTTGGCCTTGAGGAACTCGAAGCCCTTCTCGGACGTCCAGGTGCCCGACCCCCAACGCTCGGGCACCTCCAGCTCCAGATGCACGCCGATATCGAAGACCACGCGGGCGGCCCGCATGCGCTGCATGTCCAGCATGCCCATGTGGTCGCCCGGGTCCTTCAGGTATCCCAGTTCCTGCATGAGCTTCTCCGCGTACAGCGCCCAGCCCTCCCCGTGCCCGGAGGTCCAGCAGACGCTCCGGCGCCACTTGTTCAGCAGTTCCCGCCGGTAGGTTGCCGTGGCGACCTGGAGGTGGTGGCCCGGGACGCCCTCGTGGTAGACGGTGGTGGTTTCGGCCCACGTGGTGAAGGTGTCCTCGCCGGCGGGCACGGACCACCACATCCTGCCGGGGCGGCTGAAGTCCTCGGACGGGCCGGTGTAGTAGATACCGCCCTCATCGGTGGGGGCGATCCGGCATTCCAGAGTCTTCATGATGTCCGGGATCTCGAAGTGGACGCCGGCGAGTTCCGCCACGGCTTTGTCGGAAAGTTCCTGCATCCAGGCCTGGAGGGCGTCGGTGCCCTTCAGCTGCCGTGCGGGATCGTTGTTCAGGATTTCCTTGGCTTCCTCGATGCCGGCTCCGGGCCGGATTTCCTCCGCCACCCGTTCCTGTTCGGCGATCAGCCGGTCAAGTTCCTGCACGCCCCACGCGTACGTTTCCTCCAGGTCCACGGTGGCGCCCAGGAAGGAGCGCGATGCCAGGGCGTACCGTTCGCGGCCGACGGCGTCCTTGGCCGGGGCGACGGGCAGGAGGTCGGACTCCAGGAAGCCCGCAAGCTTGGCGTACGCCACCCGGGCCGCGGCCGTGCCGGCGTCGAGCCTGGCCTGCAGTTCCGCGGAGAGGGGACCGTCCGCGGTCACGGCGCCGGCGGCGAGCTTCGCGAAAAAGCCGTCCTCGGCGGCGTGCTTGGTGGCCTGTTCGATCACGATCGACACCTGGCGGGCCGCGGCCACCAGGCCGTCCTGCTTGGCCGCACGAAGCGACTCGATGTAGCCGTCGATCGCTGCGGGCACATTGTGGGCCCGGCCGGCGATGTGGTCCCACTGCTCCTCGGTGTCCGTCGGCATGAGGTCGAAGATCGCACGGATGTCCTGGGACGGCGAGGCGATGTTGTTCAGCTCGGCCGCGTCCCAGCCCGAAGCGTGGATTTCCAACTGCAGGCCGAGCCGCTCGCGCATCGCGTCGAGGGTGACGGCGTCGACGTCGTCAACGGGTGCCGCGCCATCCAGTGCCGCGAGGGCGTCGCGCGCAGCAGCCGCGAATTCCTCGTGGCCGGCGGGGGAGAAGTCTTGGTATTCGGTCTCGTGCCCGGGCAGGCCGAGCTCGGTGGCGAAGCTCGGATTGAGCCGGATGAGGGTGTCCGTGTAGGCGTCGGCGATGGCGTCGATGGCCGTCCGGGGGCGGGCGGCAGCGGAGTTGTCTGAATCAAGGGTTTCGGTAGTCACCCGACGAGACTAGCCCGGCAGCCCCCGTTATGAAAGGGTTGCTGAACTTTTTTCGGTGCCTGGTTTATTGCCGTCAGTAAAGGCCCGGCCGCCTAGCCGAGGCTGCGGCGCCAGGCATCGGGGCCTGGCCTGGGAGCCAGCCGCAGCTGCTGCCGGCGGACCCAGACCCGGACGCCGGGCTTGGCCGGCGCTGTCTGCGGGGTCTGGCCCAGGGACAGCACGACGGCGGTCAGCGCCGCCAGCTCCTCCGGCGTCGGCTCGCCCTTGACCACCGATAGCAGGGCATCCGCCGGGTTGCCGGGCCCGGCGGCTTGCGCTGCTGTGTCCGTTCCCGGTTCTGCAGGGGCCGTCACAGCGGGATGTTCCCGTGCTTCTTGGCGGGCAGGGCGGCCCGCTTGTCCCGGAGGGCGCGCAGGCCCTTGATGATCTGCACGCGGGTCTCGGAGGGCGCAATGACGGCGTCCACGTAGCCCAGCTGAGCTGCCTGGTAGGGGTTGAGCAGCTCTTCCTCGTACTGGCGGATCACCTCGGCCCGCTTGGCCTCGACGTCGCCGCCGGCTTCCGCCTCGGCGGCGAGTTCGCGGCGGTACAGGATGTTGACGGCGCCCTGGGCGCCCATGACGCCGATCTGGGCCGTGGGCCATGCGAGGTTGAGGTCGGCACCGAGCTTCTTGGAGCCCATCACGATGTAGGCCCCGCCGTAGGCCTTGCGGGTGATCACGGTCAGCTTCGGCACGGTGGCCTCGGCGTAGGCGTAGAGCAGCTTCGCGCCGCGGCGGATGATGCCCTGGAATTCCTGGTCCTTGCCGGGCAGGAAGCCCGGGACGTCCACCAGGGTGAGGATGGGGATGTTGAAGGCGTCGCAGTGCCGGACAAAGCGGGCGGCCTTTTCCGATGCGGCGATGTCCAGGGTGCCGGCAAACTGCATGGGCTGGTTGGCCACGACGCCTACCGTGTGCCCCTCCACCCGGCCGTAGCCGATGATCACGTTCGGGGCGTAGAGGGACTGCATTTCCAGGAAGTGCGCGTCGTCGACGATCTGCTCGATCACCGTGCGCATGTCGTACGGCTGGTTGGCTGAGTCCGGGATGAGCAGATCGAGGGCGAGGTCGTCGTCGTCGACCTCCAGCTCCTGGGAGTGCTCGAGCACCGGGGCTTCGGCGAGGTTGTTGGAGGGCAGGAAGTCCAACAGTTCGCGGACGAACTCGACCGCGTCGGCTTCATCGGAGGCCAGGTAGGTGGACGTGCCGGTGTTGGCGTTGTGCTGGCGGGCACCGCCCAAGGTCTCCATGTCCACGTCCTCGCCCGTGACGGTCTTGATGACGTCCGGGCCGGTGATGAACATGTGGGAGGTCTTGTCCACCATGACCACGTAGTCGGTCAGGGCGGGGGAATAGGCCGCCCCGCCGGCGGACGGGCCCATGATGAGGGAAATCTGTGGGACCACGCCGGAGGCATGGACGTTGTTGCGGAAGATGTCCGCGAACATCGCCAGCGAGGCCACGCCCTCCTGGATGCGGGCGCCGCCGCCGTCGAGGATGCCGACCACCGGGCAGCCGTTGCGCAGCGCAAACTCCTGGACCTTGACGATCTTCTCGCCGTTGACCTGGCTCAGCGAGCCGCCGTATACGGAGAAGTCCTGGCTGTAGACGGCAACAGGGCGGCCGTCCACCGTGCCGTAACCGGAGACAAGGCCGTCCCCCAGGGGCTTCTTCTTCTCCATGCCGAACGCCGTGGACCGGTGCACGGCCAGCGCGTCGAACTCGACGAACGAGCCGGCATCGAGCAGGAGGTCGATGCGCTCGCGGGCCGTGTTCTTGCCGCGGGCGTGCTGCTTGGCGACCGCTTCCGGGCCGGAAGGCTGCTCGGCACGGGCCTGGCGGTCGCGGAAGTCTGCAATCTTTCCCGCAGTCGTGGTCAGATCGTGGCTCATCAAGTGTCTCCGGCTCTGTCGCTAGCTTGTTCGGCGCCCGGCCTGCGGGGTCCTTTGGCTGGAATCCACAAAAGCAGGGCTCTGCTGGCAAGTCTAGTGACGGTATTGGCCCGTGCCGCTGTAGGGAACCTACAATTTTCCCGCCGCCAAGCTCCCGCATCGCCTTGTTACCCATCAGTAACATAGTTCGGCTAGAGTGTGCTCATGACTTCAAGCAACGACGCTTCGGGCGCCGCCCGTCAGTTCCGGCAGTCAGGGCCGTACCAGGCCACCGGTACCCTCCACGGCCGCACCCTCCTGATCTCCGGGGGCAGCCGCGGTATCGGCCTGGCCATCGCGCTCCGGGCCGCCCGGGACGGTGCCAACATCGTCCTCATGGCCAAGACGGGTCAGCCGCACGCCAAGCTGGAGGGTACCGTCTACTCGGCCGCCGAGCAGATCGAGGCCGCCGGCGGCCGTGCGCTGCCGCTGGTCGGGGACGTCCGCAACGATGCCGATGTCGCCGGGGCCGTCGGTGCCGCGGTGGACCGCTTCGGCGGCATCGACGTCGTCATCAACAATGCATCGGCAATCGATCTGTCCCGCACCGACGCCGTGGACATGAAGCGGTACGACCTCATGCAGGACATCAACGTCCGCGGCACGTTCCTGCTGTCCAAGATGGCGTTGCCGGCGCTGCGGGCCTCCGACGCCGGCCATATCCTGACGCTTTCCCCGCCCCTGAACCTGGACCCCAAGTGGGCCGGCCTGCACCTGGCTTACACCATGGCCAAGTACGGCATGAGCCTGACCACCCTGGGCCTGGCCGAGGAGCTCAAGGACGACGGCGTCATGGTGAACTCGCTCTGGCCGTGCACCCTGATCGACACCGCGGCCATCCGCAACATGCCCGGCGGCGACAAGATCGTCCAGGGCGCCCGCGGCCCCGAAATCATGGCCGACGCCGCCCACGCGGTGCTGACCGGCAGCAATGCGGTGCCCGCCGGCGGCAGCCGCAGCGGCAACTTCTACACCGATGAACAGGTCCTCGCGGCGGCCGGCGTGGCGGACTTCAGCCCGTACAGCCTGGGCGCCGCCGAGGACCGTCTGGTGCCGGACATCTTTCTCTGAGCTTGCTGGGGCCGGAGCCGGGCCCGGCTTTCCTCGGTAGGATTCAAACATGGAAGCCGTGCAGGAAACCCCGGACCGCCCGCCCCTGGATCTCAACGCCCTCAGCGATGAGTCGTTCCTGTCCGCCAACGGCATTGCGCGGCTGACCGTGGTGGAGTCCACCGGCTCCACCAACGCCGATCTCCTTCACGGCGTGAGCGAGGATCCCGGCGCATGGCCTGACATGTCCGTGCTCACGGCCGAATACCAGACCGCCGCCCGCGGCCGGCTCGACCGCCACTGGGAGGCGCCGGCCCGCAGCTCCGTGTCCGTCTCGCTGGTGCTCCGGCCCGTCAACGCGGACGGCCGGCCCCTGCCGACCCACAGCTACTCATGGCTGTCCCTCCTCGCCGCGCTTGCCCTGCGCGAGGCCCTGACCGACACCGCAGGCATTCCGGCGGAACTCAAGTGGCCCAATGACGTCCTGGTCCGGGGCCGGAAAATCGCGGGCATCCTCGCCCAGCTCGGCCCGCTGGGTGGAACCGGCACCCCGCCGGTCATTCTTGGCACCGGCCTGAACGTCACCCTGACCGAAGCTGAGCTTCCGGTCCCCACGGCCACGTCCGTGCTGCTGGAGAACCCGGACACGGTCGACCGTACGGAACTGCTCAAGAGCTACCTGTCCCGTTTCGCAGCCCTGTACCGGAGCTTCTGCAACGCCGACGGCGACCCTGCCGCCGGCATGGCCGGCGGGCCTTCGCTGCACAAGCGGGTGGAACACCTTCTGACGACGCTCGGCAAGCAGGTCCGCGCCCAGCTCCCCGGCGACCACGAGATCATCGGCCATGCCACGCGCCTGGACGAGTACGGATCCCTCCTGGTGGTCGACGCCGCCGGCCATGAACACGTGGTGACCGCCGGTGACGTGGTGCACCTGCGGCCGTGGAACCCGGCCGGAACCGGCGACGGCGGCGGCGCAGAAAGCGGCTATGCGTAAAGTGCTCCTGCCGGGAGAGCAAGTGATTGTGGTTACCCGGCCCCAGCCCCGGATGCTGATTTTCCCGGCGCTGTTGTTCATTGTGGTTCCGGCGCTGGCCGCCTACGCCAGCGCCTGGGTGGTCAAGGGCGGCCCGGCGAAGCTGGTGCCCCTCATCCCCGGGGACTGGACGCCGTGGCTGGTCGCCGTGTGCGTGGGCCTCGCGGCGTGGGTGCTGCTGGGGTACTGCCTGCCGAAGGTCAGCGCGTGGCAGGCCACGCGCTACATCCTGACCAGCCAGCGGTTAGTTACCCGCCGCGGAATGTTACGGCGGCGCGAGGAGCAGGTCCCGCTCGCGGCCGTCCGCCATGTGGCCATTGAGCAGTCGTTGTTGCAGCGCTTATTGCGCTCCGGGAATATATCCTTGGAGACCGGGGACCCCTGGGGAGCGGTGGTACGCGATGTCCCTGAGGCAGCGACGTTCCGTGACTTCATGCTTGACGCGATGGCCGAGCTCCCCAGAGGTGAGGGGCCCGGCACAGACGGCATGACGCGCTACCCGGCCCAGGACATGCCATGGGAGACGAGAGAAGGTGGAAGAGATGAACGCTGAGAACGTCGACCAGGACACCGACCTCGCCATGCCGGAGGTGCCGCGGGAAGCGCAGGAGATCGTCTCGGAGCCTGCCCCCGCCGCCTACGGTGCCGCCGGCACTGGCGACGCCGCTGATGACGGCGACGCCGATCCGGCTTCCGTCGACGCAGCCGCCGATCCCGCCACTGACGCCGATCCCGCCACTGACGCCGCCCCGCCCACCGGCGCCATGTCCGCCGAACGGCTCGCCGCCAAGGCCCTCGAGGGCAGGCTCCTGGGCGGCGAACGCAAACTCAAGCGCCGCGAAGTCGCCGCCGGTGCCGGCGTCTCGCTCCTCTCGGCGCGGAAACTCTGGCGCGCGCTCGGCTTCCCCAACCTCGGGGACGAGGACATTGCCTTCACCGAACGCGACCAGTCGGCGCTGTCCACCATCGTGGACCTGGTCCGTGACGGCAAGCTCACCGAGGAAGCGGCCATTTCCATCACTCGGGCCATTGGGCAGATGACGGACCGGATGGTGGTCTGGCAGATCGAGGCCCTGGTGGAGGACATGGTCCAGAAACAAGGGATCCCGGATGCCGCCGCCCGGAAACAGCTGGTCAATGAACTGCCCAACCTGATCGACGCCCTGGAGGAAATGCTGGTCTACTCCTGGCGCCGCCAGCTCAACGCCGGCGTGCAGCGTCTGGCTGTCCGCGCCGAAGCAGGCCTGGCCTCCAGCGAGGAGGGCCGCGAAGGCGACGAGGACGACGCGCCGCTGCCGTTGGCCCGGGCCGTCGGGTTTGCCGACCTCGTCTCCTACACCAGCCTGTCCCGCCGGATGAACGAGAAGACCCTCGCCCAGCTGGTGCAACGCTTCGAAAACAAGTGCGCGGAAATCATCTCCGTGGGAGGCGGCCGGCTGGTCAAGACGGTCGGCGACGAAGTCCTCTACATCGCCGAAACGCCGGCTGCCGGCGCCGAGATCTCCCTGGCCCTCTCACGCGCCTTCGCCGAAGACGAGATCCTGCCGCAGGCCCGGGTAGCCATGGTCTGGGGCCGCATCCTGTCCCGGCTGGGGGACATCTACGGTCCCACGGTCAACCTCGCCGCCCGCCTGACCGCCCTGGCGGACCCCGGCACCGTCCTGGTGGATTCGATGACCGCGGCGGCGCTGGAACACGACGAGCGTTTCGTCCTGGTGCCCCGCCCGGCGGAGGACGTCCGCGGGTTCGGCGAAATCCACCCGGTGCTGCTGCAGCGCGGCAGCGGCCGGGGCCTCGTCCTGGACTAAGCCGCAGGTCCGGGCGCGCCGTGGCATTCTTCTCAGTTGTGCGGCCGGTATGCAATAGTCGGACGGGCAGTTGCGACCCGGCCGGGTTTGCGACCGCTGTCGACTTTCGCGTGCACCACTTGATTTAGGACGGCCATGAACCCAACTCCAGACGCCCCGTTCCCGCAACCGGACGGGCAAAGGGGACTGCGGCTGCAGTGCGGGTACGGCACAGACCGGGGTCTGCGCCGCGAGATGAACGAGGACTCTTTCATTGCGGCCGATCCCGTCTTCGCAGTGGCGGACGGCATGGGAGGCCACGAGGCGGGCGAAGTCGCCAGCGGCATCTGCGTGCGCACCCTGGCGGAGCTGCCCCAAGCGAAGACCGGCAGCCGGGATGCCACGGCCGGCGTCCTTCAGGAGTGCTTGTTCAAAGCCGATGCCGACATCCGTGAGGCCACCGGCTCCCGCGCCGGGACCACGCTGTCCGGCGTCGTGGTGGTGGAACAACGCGGCGTCCCGTATTGGCTGGTCCTCAACATCGGTGATTCGCGCACCTACCGGTACAGCCACGGCCGGCTCACCCAAATCAGCGTTGACCATTCCGAGGTGCAGGACCTGGTCGACGCCGGCCAGATCACCTTAGCTGAGGCCGCGGTCTATCCGCGCAGGCACGTGGTTACGCGTGCCTTGGGTGCCGGGGACGATTCCGAGGCCGACTACTGGCTGCTTCCCGTGGAGGACGGCGACAGGATCCTGGTCTGTTCCGACGGCCTCAACGGCGAGCTGGGCGACGAGCAGATTGCCGGGATACTGGCATCCGAGGCAGACCCCCAGGCGGCTGTTGACGAACTGATCCAGGCGGCCTTGCGCAGCGGCGGGCGGGACAACATCACAGCGATTGTGCTCGACGCGCGGACTGAAACCGGGGACGCCGCCTGACCGTCTGGCCGGTGAACGGACAACATCGGAGAACTAAGGCAGGATAGGTCTGTGAGCACAGGGAACACGGCAACAGGCACCGAACAGCAGAGCACCGAGGCGGACCAGGTCCCCTCCGGCGACGTCCGCACGGAGTACGAGGACCTCGTGGAGCAGGTCCGCAAACACCGCTTCGCGTACTACCAGGAGGACGCGCCCCTCATCTCCGACGCCGAGTTCGACGAACTCTACCGGCGGCTGGAAACCCTCGAGGCGATGCACCCGGAACTGGTGGCCAACGATTCGCCCACCCAGGAAGTGGGCGGCGAAGTGTCCGCCGCGTTTGCCGCCGTCGAACACCTGCAGCGCATGTACAGCCTGGAGGACGTATTCTCGCTTGAGGAGCTTGAGGCCTGGATCGCCAAGGCGGAGGCCGGCGTCGCCAAGATCGGCAACGGCGGGACGCCGCCGGCGTGGCTCACCGAGCTGAAGATCGACGGCCTGGCCGTCAACCTGCTCTACCGCGATGGGGTGCTGGTCCGGGCCGCCACCCGCGGCGACGGCACCACCGGCGAGGACATCACGCATAACGTGCTGACCATCAAGGACATCCCGCAGCAGCTCAAAGGCAGCAACTTCCCGGCGGAAATGGAAGTCCGCGGCGAGGTCTTCATCCCGTCCAAAGCCTTCGCCGAATTCAACGAAGCTTTGATTGAGGCCGGAAAGGCGCCGCTGGCCAACCCGCGCAACGCCGCCGCCGGGTCGCTGCGGCAGAAGGACCCCGCCGAAACCGCCAAGCGGCCGCTGCGGATGTATGTCCACGGCATCGGCGCCCGCGAGGGACTGCCCACGGCCAGCCAGTCGGACACCTACCGCCAGCTCGCCGAGTGGGGCCTGCCGACCAGCCCGTACTTCGAGGTGCTGCCCGGGCTGGCCGACGTGCTGGACTTCATCAAGCGGTACGGCGACAAGCGGCACAGCCTCACGCACGAGATCGACGGGATCGTGGT
Protein-coding sequences here:
- a CDS encoding Clp protease N-terminal domain-containing protein; this translates as MSRTTKIALGLGAAAVALGAGLGLAGMASATTTPSPTPTPSSSAPGGNFADGHGMRGGRHGHGGAEFGARAKELAAKLGVDEAKVTDALKAFREANRPATPPADGQKPDRAAMQKALAASLAKSLGIDEAKVTAALEELRTAEQAEHAAALKSRLDQAVKDGTLTQAEADAVTKAAEKGVIGGR
- a CDS encoding dicarboxylate/amino acid:cation symporter, which produces MTTQTSTPAPAGKTGFQLPKWAGSFGFQIIAALIVGLGLGLIAKYTGSTKANPNALGTTLQTIGSSYVSLLQTAVVPLIFTAVVSSISNLRAVSNAARLAWNTLLWFAITSLIAVLIGIGLGVLLQPGAGTGISQEAKYAGKSGDWWAFLTGLFPKNFLGLGATTTVTDGVATTAVSFNVLQILVIAIAVGIAALKVGKAAEPFLNLNASALAVIQKVLWWIIRIAPIGTVGLIGNAVAVYGWDTIGSLGKFTVAIYIGLALVLFAVYPVLVRSHGLSVKQYFSGVWPAVQLAFVSRSSIGTLPLTQRVAERNLGVPRAYASFAVPLGATTKMDGCAAIYPAVAAIFVAQFFGIQLDFTQYLLIALVSVLGSAATAGTTGAVVMLTLTLSTLGLPLAGVGLLLAIDPILDMGRTAVNVAGQALIPAIVAKRQGILDEDLYNAPRNGDPFSDDLDAAATPPAGHAKRELADATA
- a CDS encoding YbjQ family protein is translated as MLIVTSNDIPGHRIDAVFGEVMGLTVRSRDITAQVMAGFRSLGGGEVREMTRALYDSRQQVMARMVAEAEHRGANAIIAMRFDTSAIGPNWTEICAYGTAVFAIPLTQDEAGATGQSVYLTSPSA
- a CDS encoding DUF885 domain-containing protein, whose protein sequence is MTTETLDSDNSAAARPRTAIDAIADAYTDTLIRLNPSFATELGLPGHETEYQDFSPAGHEEFAAAARDALAALDGAAPVDDVDAVTLDAMRERLGLQLEIHASGWDAAELNNIASPSQDIRAIFDLMPTDTEEQWDHIAGRAHNVPAAIDGYIESLRAAKQDGLVAAARQVSIVIEQATKHAAEDGFFAKLAAGAVTADGPLSAELQARLDAGTAAARVAYAKLAGFLESDLLPVAPAKDAVGRERYALASRSFLGATVDLEETYAWGVQELDRLIAEQERVAEEIRPGAGIEEAKEILNNDPARQLKGTDALQAWMQELSDKAVAELAGVHFEIPDIMKTLECRIAPTDEGGIYYTGPSEDFSRPGRMWWSVPAGEDTFTTWAETTTVYHEGVPGHHLQVATATYRRELLNKWRRSVCWTSGHGEGWALYAEKLMQELGYLKDPGDHMGMLDMQRMRAARVVFDIGVHLELEVPERWGSGTWTSEKGFEFLKANLPISEGQLKFEFTRYLGWSGQAPSYKVGQRLWEQIRAELESRPGFELKAFHTKALNIGSVGLDTLKRALLG
- a CDS encoding TetR/AcrR family transcriptional regulator; the protein is MPSQPAGSGDPAVPSRRERNKAATRQAITDSAMDLLRTRGPGNFTVEDIAEAAGISRRTFFNYFGSTEAAMASVTFGFLDTALQQFRLRPAGEPILESARAALVALADPMTVAPVAELYSLGQTNPQLSRSELEAWDHCTAQIIDAARERFALTAGGDVDELYLRALAGSVISCGKAAMDVWFARCGGDLGPASLAVLRQLLIDSMGLLGSGFASHSPATPSPDRH
- a CDS encoding acyl-CoA carboxylase subunit epsilon encodes the protein MTAPAEPGTDTAAQAAGPGNPADALLSVVKGEPTPEELAALTAVVLSLGQTPQTAPAKPGVRVWVRRQQLRLAPRPGPDAWRRSLG